The Halalkalicoccus sp. CGA53 genome window below encodes:
- a CDS encoding ABC transporter ATP-binding protein, producing MTAIELENVTTGYGDNEILHELSMAIEEDRVSTIIGPNGSGKSTTLKAISGLVPVWEGDIFIRGDRITDASTKEIVEKGVVMLPQGGNVFTEMTVKENLKIGAYLNDDKEELKRRYEGVYDVFPILEERNDQRAGDLSGGQQMMVAIGRSLMADPKVLLLDEPSAGLAPNLTDQVFDQIQRLKESGIDMVIVEQNVRKVLDIAEYVFVLDQGEVAYRGPKEGFEDSEELMGMYFGKH from the coding sequence ATGACTGCGATTGAACTTGAGAACGTGACGACAGGTTACGGTGACAACGAGATCTTACACGAGTTGTCGATGGCCATCGAAGAGGATCGCGTGAGCACGATCATCGGTCCAAATGGATCGGGGAAATCGACGACGCTAAAGGCGATTTCGGGCTTGGTACCTGTGTGGGAAGGCGATATTTTTATTCGTGGGGATCGGATTACGGATGCCAGTACAAAGGAGATCGTGGAAAAAGGAGTGGTGATGCTCCCCCAGGGTGGAAACGTTTTCACGGAGATGACGGTAAAGGAGAATCTGAAGATCGGTGCCTACCTGAACGACGATAAAGAGGAGCTTAAGCGGCGGTACGAGGGGGTTTACGACGTGTTTCCGATCCTCGAAGAGCGAAACGACCAGCGCGCTGGCGATCTCAGCGGCGGCCAGCAGATGATGGTCGCGATCGGGCGGTCATTGATGGCGGATCCAAAGGTACTCCTGCTCGACGAACCGAGCGCGGGGTTAGCCCCGAACCTCACCGACCAAGTGTTCGACCAGATCCAGAGGCTAAAAGAGTCGGGGATCGACATGGTCATTGTCGAACAGAACGTCAGGAAAGTGTTGGATATCGCGGAGTACGTTTTTGTCCTCGACCAGGGTGAGGTCGCCTACCGGGGGCCGAAAGAGGGCTTCGAAGACAGTGAAGAATTGATGGGAATGTACTTCGGGAAGCACTGA
- a CDS encoding ABC transporter ATP-binding protein, translating to MEVLDVNTLSKSFGGIHAVDGLEFSVDEDEIVGLIGPNGSGKTTTFNLITGFLKPDSGKVTFDGQEITNAKPYSIAKMGLGRTFQINRPFGRLTVFENMLVPNIEGSTYSAETEEQIWSILEELDIDHIAYSNANELSGGQKQLLELARVLMLDPKFILLDEPAAGVNPALMDDIIDRIKRLNERGKTFLVVEHDMSVVRTLCERIIVMDSGRKIATGSFDEIQHDAKVKEAYLG from the coding sequence ATGGAAGTCCTTGATGTGAATACCCTTAGCAAATCTTTTGGGGGTATTCATGCAGTAGACGGATTGGAATTTTCGGTAGATGAGGACGAAATTGTCGGACTGATTGGACCGAACGGGAGCGGAAAGACCACCACGTTTAATCTGATAACGGGATTTTTGAAGCCGGACTCCGGGAAAGTGACGTTCGACGGACAAGAAATCACGAACGCGAAACCCTACTCGATCGCAAAGATGGGGCTGGGCCGGACGTTCCAGATCAACAGACCGTTCGGACGCCTCACGGTCTTCGAAAACATGCTCGTCCCGAATATCGAGGGCAGCACCTACAGCGCCGAGACGGAGGAACAGATCTGGTCGATTCTCGAGGAATTGGATATCGATCACATCGCGTACAGTAATGCGAATGAGCTAAGCGGGGGACAGAAACAGCTCCTCGAACTTGCAAGAGTCCTGATGCTTGATCCGAAATTCATCCTGCTCGACGAGCCTGCTGCGGGGGTTAATCCAGCGCTCATGGATGACATCATAGATCGTATCAAGAGATTAAACGAGCGCGGCAAGACGTTCCTGGTCGTCGAGCACGACATGTCGGTAGTACGTACTCTCTGCGAACGAATCATTGTAATGGATAGCGGACGGAAAATCGCCACGGGGTCATTCGATGAGATTCAACACGACGCCAAGGTTAAGGAAGCATATCTAGGATGA
- a CDS encoding amidase yields the protein MDEFERSRIRDLGAEFGFTIGSSEAERYACAIDEEFRGHERLDEIAAPRSFDDAVRDVVFGPGSDIDPLNAFTSLFSHPETAGPLSDLEIAIKDNFAVAGAPMTCGSRVFESVIPTSHATVVSRLLAAGATIRGKTNMDELAYGPTSETSGFGPVSNPEAHEHVAGGSSSGSGAAVGNNTVDAALGSDTGGSVRIPAAFCGIVGFKPTWGAIPRTGMVELAYTLDHVGPIARDLRTAARVFDAIVGPDPGDFSSARATRLVGSAADAVEAPPAVEKLSFGLVHELFGSHVDEPVENCVRSTIDDLEGAGATVSKVSIPDIEECVHIWNTITNAEFADTLRSGLVPVRRREALDIGWQDAAAAALQAGADELGVVARRKAIVGAKILENSRSYVRARFSADALYEQFETALSDHDVLISPTMPVTAPGLGTWTPDTYSTASDSYDVPLAYNTRPANLAGIPAMTLPCGRADELPVGLQLIGEEYGDLELFAAAAAVEQHV from the coding sequence ATGGATGAGTTCGAGAGGAGTCGAATCCGCGACCTGGGGGCGGAATTCGGCTTTACTATCGGCTCTTCCGAGGCAGAGCGGTACGCCTGCGCGATCGACGAGGAGTTCCGCGGGCATGAGCGGCTGGATGAGATAGCGGCCCCTCGTTCGTTCGACGACGCCGTCCGGGATGTCGTTTTTGGTCCCGGTAGCGACATCGATCCGCTCAACGCATTCACCAGCCTGTTTAGTCATCCGGAGACGGCAGGACCGCTGTCGGATCTCGAGATCGCGATCAAGGACAATTTCGCGGTCGCGGGCGCGCCAATGACGTGCGGATCGCGGGTGTTTGAGTCCGTCATCCCCACAAGCCACGCTACCGTCGTCAGCCGGTTGCTGGCGGCCGGCGCGACGATTCGCGGCAAGACAAACATGGACGAACTCGCTTACGGTCCGACGAGCGAGACTAGCGGATTCGGCCCCGTATCCAATCCCGAGGCGCATGAGCACGTCGCCGGTGGCTCCTCGTCGGGGAGCGGTGCTGCGGTGGGAAACAACACGGTGGATGCCGCGCTCGGGTCCGACACCGGAGGCTCGGTCAGGATTCCAGCGGCGTTCTGTGGAATCGTCGGGTTCAAACCCACATGGGGTGCGATCCCGAGAACGGGGATGGTCGAGCTGGCGTACACCCTCGACCACGTCGGCCCCATCGCACGCGACCTCCGGACGGCGGCTCGCGTCTTCGACGCGATCGTAGGACCGGACCCAGGCGACTTCTCCTCGGCACGTGCCACTCGCCTCGTAGGGTCGGCCGCCGACGCCGTTGAGGCGCCCCCGGCCGTTGAGAAGCTGTCGTTTGGGCTCGTCCACGAGCTGTTCGGCTCCCACGTCGACGAACCCGTCGAAAACTGCGTCCGATCGACGATCGATGACCTCGAAGGCGCGGGCGCAACCGTATCGAAGGTGTCGATACCCGACATCGAGGAGTGCGTTCACATTTGGAACACGATCACCAACGCCGAATTCGCCGACACGCTTCGATCGGGGCTCGTCCCGGTTCGTCGGAGGGAAGCTCTCGACATTGGCTGGCAGGACGCCGCTGCGGCAGCGCTCCAGGCCGGCGCTGACGAGCTGGGCGTCGTGGCCCGGCGAAAAGCGATCGTTGGTGCGAAGATTCTCGAGAACAGCCGGAGTTACGTTCGGGCGCGTTTCTCGGCGGACGCCCTCTACGAGCAGTTTGAGACGGCATTGTCTGATCACGACGTGCTGATTTCCCCGACGATGCCGGTGACGGCTCCGGGGCTCGGCACATGGACACCGGACACTTACTCGACGGCGAGCGACAGCTACGATGTGCCGTTGGCATACAACACGCGACCGGCGAACCTCGCGGGCATTCCCGCGATGACCCTCCCTTGCGGACGGGCCGACGAGCTCCCAGTCGGGTTACAGCTGATCGGTGAGGAATACGGTGATCTGGAACTGTTCGCAGCCGCCGCCGCTGTCGAACAACACGTGTGA